In Melanotaenia boesemani isolate fMelBoe1 chromosome 5, fMelBoe1.pri, whole genome shotgun sequence, the DNA window CCATGAACTCAGCTGTAGACTAAAATATAGTCTAATttgaggccatctgtctgacagctaaagcttggctgacaTTGCTTCATGCACCAGAACAAAGATCCAGAGGACGAGTTTAGAAATTCATTCATCTTTGTGCAAAATTTCCTGGATGTTTGGCTTTAAAAGGTATAGCAGCTTTGTAAAGGTGACATCCTACTCTCTGTACTCCATCTGCCAAGAATGGATCCAGCTTAAAGATGTGACTGTTCTTTCTGACGGTGGTAAAATGCATCCTGGGATGCTTCTACTTTCAGTCATTGCCTAATGACTGCAGCCTTTAGCCAGGAGGTAGTATTATCAGATGTTTGGCAGCAGTCATTGTGTGTTTTGACCCTAAACCAAAACACCCTCCTGCTGGTGGGTCAGTAGAGGTAGCCAGCCTCTACTCACTCCCTCCTGGCTCCCAGTTTgcctcctctctctttctccataTCCAACAGTAGGCTCTCTCTGCTGCCTGATTGATTGTGCTGGGAAGCCTCTGCATCCTACCACAATCAGGTACAAACATGCCTGCCAACCTTCATCCCTGCAGTCCTGCACCAGGTCACTGTAGCGCTCATTTTTCCTCTGGTATGCTTCTTCACACCTTTCCTCCAACGGCACAGTGAGCTCCACGATGATGATCTTCCTCCCTTCAGCAGAGAACAAAGTCCTATCCTTGTAGCGTCGTTGTTCCTTGTGAATATTTCTGCTTTTGATGGAGCTGGATCAATTCCAACTCAGCCTTTGCAACATCTTCTGCCGTGAGTACTTTGGCTTTTATGGTTTGTTCAATGTCAGCTATCATGCCAACTCTGTCTTTTCTGGACAAAGAAGATGGACATTGACTTTAGGAGGATGAAATCTGCACACAAGCCAATCAGGATTCTGGTTGAGGTGGTGGAGGTTGTGGACAGCTACTAATAAATAATTACTTAGGTGTGTACTTGGATAGCAGACCAGAGGATCATCATAGATGCTGTGTACAGGAGGGGGATGACCAGACTTTACTTCCTAAGAAAGTTCAggagcctcatttataaaactccTCATACTTACTAAAAGTGTATGTATGCCCAGAACCCAAAGTTTGTGTGCCCCcaaaatattcagatttataaaacaaGACGTCCACACAGGTGAAAGCTTTATAAATAACACTCTTCCTGAATGTTTGCACAGGTGAAATTGGCTCATATCTCCTACACACCAATATTCTACCATAAATAGTCAATGCAAAATACCTTATGTTTATAAATAAGTCAGCGGTGGCATTTTAAgcttaatcaagcttgttggtGAGGAAGAGGTTTGCACAAACATTATATTTGGGGAAATACGAATAAAGGAAAGGTTGAGTTTTCCGTTGTGTCtaatgttttgctttctgcttcctgttagtttataaacctggtttaatttgctaATTTGCTGAGGTATTGTTGTACTGACATCTAGTGAAAATATTGCAGACTGCATCATTATAAATTCTCAGCCTCACTCTTTGTCTGAACAAACAGCACAAACTCATctgaaaaatcttttaaatttacCTAAATAAGAGGACTGTACATTACAGTACAAACCCAAAGAAAACTATCTGTCATTAGACACACAAAACCTGTAAAATTCCTACTGAGAGAGATAATTACAAGCAAAGAGCAAGCGTTACACAAGAACAAGACCGGGAAGTGAGACTAACTATTTTCACTAAACTAAAGTAAACAGGCCTTGAAACAGACATCCAACGGAAACCAAAATGACACAGAAATCCTGAAATCTCAGAGAAAATGTCACCTAAAAGAAGAAGTTAAATCCCCAAGACCATGACATCTCATTTTTTCAGAGTGGTTtccatttgctttattttaaccATTAGTATTTATTTGAGATTTGATTTCAATGCTTGTTtgtcttcatgttttatttatttatttatcagtgcttctcttgaatttattttcttcttccttttgctTCTGCTTGAGCCAGGTAACTTTCAGGATATAAGCAGGTACAAGACCAACACTCTGGAGAGATTCTTCAAATCACAGTAACCATAGTTTATTCATTATCTATCTGTGGTCATTtaagttatgttaaaaaaagtaaaaaaaaaaaaaaacctccgaGCCACTGTGTGCTAATTTGCCTCCATGTAAAAGGCAAGCAGGCAGAGTTAGTGAAAACAGAATGATGTGATATCTAAAACGAGAGTGACCACATGTTTATAAACCACAGAAGCACAACTATTTCCATTGTCACTCTATGAGACATTCATTTTCTCTACAATTCTTTCATCCGTTTTAGATTGTTTAAGCTGTAAAAGGTCATAAAATAgtagaaatgaaaaattattacaCCCTGATATCCaagaaaacaaatccaaaaacCTAGTTTTGTCTGAGAAAACCTacattttaagtttaatatgtcagaaacaacagaaacaaatattcACAAATGAGAGGCACcaaagaattttttatttattcttagaCATGATGGCAGCTGAAGATGAgaagaacaaagaacaaaaaggtgCTTCCTATCACCTCCGACTTTAAAGGTTTGCTTACAAACAGTCTTTCATCATTTAGATCTTTCTGACGTCAAAAACAAAGAATCAAACTCAGTGTTGTTCTTAATCTGACtttaacaggaaataaaacGACCGCATACAAACACAGAGACCTTGTTCTCACATACAGGATGTACATGATCCACCAACAGGAACAAATCATTGTTTTCAGAGGTTTCTGCATTCACCAGTAAAATGGATTTGAAAAAAGCATCGCTGCTGAGTATAAACTACCTCTGAACACACCTCAATGCAACAATTAATAATGATGTAACCACAGTTTCATCTAGAAATGGTTTCAGTTCGTCTGTTAATGAAAGTAGGGATGAGCAGATCATATCAACCATTCAAAATATGGGATTTGTTACTTTATTGAATATTTTAAGATTTCACTCTgctgatacaaaacatgacaactattttcacttctgaaagttttaggcaataaaataGCTGTGAAGCAACAgtgtattccttctgtgtcacacGATCATGGCAGCCTATCAGATGTCTTTATGTCATGATGCAGCTGTTAGTGAgagtgtgtatttttttttatgtaggggcctatatatatatatatatatatatatatatattactggcTTAATTCAGGTTTTTGTGCTttatgttttgttatatttatctAACTAATTTTAgatatttcatttattatttaataaatgtgaataatcCCATGttaatttaaactattttataataaaaaaaaaatattcatcgctttttgtttaatttactcatCAGTATCATTTACATCATGTTGCCACGAGTCATGTCTTCACAAATTCCCCTTTACTGTACGGCCTTTTAGCATTAGAACTGTTCTATACCAGCTGATATGGTGCCAGCATGACAGTGTCTGAAAGTTTTGTAAATTTGTGGGAAAAATTGCTTTGCTTTCCAACCTGATATTCAAGTtttttatcatccatccattttgtgCTGCTTATCAGGGGTAGGattgcaggggcagctgcctaagcaggaaaacccagactttcctctccctggccacattcaccagctcatccaggggatCCTGATGCGTTCCCAGGCCAAATGAGAGATGTAGTACATCctgcgtgtcctgggtcttccctggagTCTCTTTCTTGTGtaatgtgcccggaacacctcaccagggaggcgtccaggaggcatcctgaccagatgcccgagccacctcatctggctcctctcgatgtggaggagtagcgactctactctgagcccctcccggatcacttcagcttctcaccctgtctctaagggagagcccagccaccctgcagagaaaactcctttcagccgcttgtattcaggatcttgttcttttggtcactacccacagctcatgaccataggtgaggataggaatgtagatcgaccggtaaatcttgccccctccaagaccctgaagagggtgtagagctggtccactgttccacaacagaaacaaaaaccacactgctcctcctcagtccTTGGTTCGACTACCTGATgcaccctcctctccaggaccccctgaatagaccttaccagggagccTGAGGAGcatgatccccctgtagttggagcacaccctccagtccccctttttgaagagagggaccaccaccccagtctgccagtccaggtgAACTGTCCCAgatgtccacgtgatgctgcagaggcatgtcaaccaaaacagccctacagcatccagagccttaaggaactctgggtggacctcatccacccccggggtcctgccactgaggagctttttaaccatctcagcgacctcagccccagagataggagaaccagcaccagctaccccagactctgcttcctcatcggaagacgtgttggcgGGATTGAGTTttccttccaccgcctcacaacgttctgaatcgaggtcagcagcccccatccccactgtacagtgttgatggagcactgctttcccctcctgagctgcacTAAATGTGagagatttattttaataataataataataataataatggtcatGTGAAACTGTTCaagttaattaataatttttgtctttttgtcacaaatacaaattgcttttatgcatttaatgttacatttatgtcaacaaatataagaaaaagaTATTGAGAGGAAGCAGCAATGATTCATTCAGCGCTGTTATTCATGGATGCAGAAATCTTTTAAACAACCTGAACTTGGTGAGAATACAAAGACCAGTCACGTACATCCTGTATGTGAAAACAAGGTTTTTGCGTCTGCACGAAGTtgtttcatttcctgtttctctaAAGTTAGACTCAACGGCTTCTTCATTCTGATTCTGTGGTTTTCAGCCCAAACTGAGAAAGATCTGGATAATAACAGAGTgaacttgtttttaatcaaactgatGACTGTTGGACATAAGAAGCAGCAGGAGTGATATGAGTTTATTAAAAGTccaacaaaccttttttttctttctttcttttttacattcagCTGTTTGTGATGATTTCCTGTGTTAGATGAAGGTGTGGTATTCTGTCAGGACCAACTTACTATACGACAGCATAACGACATCATGGCGTTCACATCCCTCTGTCTCTTGATCTGtaagtaaataatttatttctcattgttttacagtgttttaccTTCTGTTAATCAGCATGTTTATCTCCATCCTTACTgatgtttgatcattttttaattGCTTTCTCAGAACAATCAAATGTGAAAATCATCAAAACTTGTTCTGTATGTTGGGAAACAGtttggatgttttattttgggcagatttctctgtttctcatgtggatatttaattttttttgtttctggcacattaaacttaaaatgttgtttttctcagACAAAACCGGactttctgatttgtttttttggttaaaAGGTTGTAATAAATGTCAGCTAAAACTATTTTCTGAATGCCTAAACAATCTAAAGTGGttaaaacacttgtttttgCTCTTTGGTGAACAGTtacattttgtttcattaaagtaagtttgtaatttttattttatttagttcattgtttgtcttgtttttctgttttagttcaGCTCATGTTCtatcttcctgttttattttgtacagaAAGCCCCTTGTTTATTCTGTtgtctttacttcctgttcgcGTAACACACCTGCTCTTTACTTGTAATTTTCTCCTTCAgtgtataaaatatattttccagGGTTTGCTATGATCAGGACAGATTGTTGCTGTTGTCAGCACTTCTTATTCAAAATTAGGTCTTTAGTTCCTGTTTGTCATATCTTTGGGTCGTACACCTTTCTCACTTCTGGTATCCATAGTAACCACAGTAACGACTACAAACAAATTaggaaattaaagtttattctcCAAAAAGCTGTCATCTGTAGATGAAAGCGTTTTCTTAGAGAGATGAGGtttttttatcttcctttttaaaacaaaactctaTTTCTCTGccaatttttcttttgctctctgGCCCACATCCTGAGTGGTTTGGTTTCCGCTCAGCAGCCTGTCTTCAGAAGACAAAGCTCTTTAAAAGAAGATACCAACACATGAGAGGAAACAAAGACCAACATTAGCTAAATATGAATATTGGGCTTCCTGTCATGGCCACAAACATTATACCAACTGAATAATAATCACaccaatcagccaatcacatggcagcaactcaacacatatagtcatgtagacatgctgaagacgacttgctaaagttcaaactgagcaaaaggataaggaagaaaggggatttaagtgacattGAACAACATGATTGttagtctgagtatttactgggattttcacactctagggtttacagagacggtctgaagaagagaaaatatccagtaagcagcagttgtctggaccagaatgtctggttgatgtcagaggagaatggacagactggttggagatgatagaaatgcaacaggaagtccaataagaaCTGGTTCccaccaaggtctgcagaacagcatctctgaacacacaaaacgtccagccttgaagcagatgggctacagcagcagaagaccacaccgggtgcctcctgtcagctaagaacaggaaactgaggctacaattcacacacactcaccaacactggacaatagaagatggagaaacattgctgatgagtctccatttcagctccacattcagatgctaggctcagaatttggtgaaaacatcatgaaagcatAGAACCAATCCTGACGTGGATCAACACTTTAGGACTCTTTAGTACCAACTTGTTATGTTTGAACCACCACAGCCACATGAGTATTGCTGCTGAACATGTCCATCTTATTTGAATGTGAATAAATTATCATCAGAAAAACAAGTCCTGACTGAAATATTCTCTCTCAGGCTGCTTCTCTGCAGCCACTGCTTCTGTGCAGATGAACATTGCTCCCGACCGATCTCAGTTCTTCCGATACGACCGTATCACTCTGACATGTGTGGGGAACTCCAGTGGATGGATAGTGAAGAGGAACACAACGCTCCGAACTGCTCAGGCATGTGAAAAGGGCTGGGCAACCGCACGCGAGTCCTCCTGCACCATCGATAATGCTTACCCAGAAGATACTGGAGTGTACTGGTGTGAATCTCCAGAAGGAGAGAGCAACACCATCAACATCACAGTGACTGGTAATGCCACAtgaacatgcatgtttttgtctATTTCATTGTTGgtacaaaataaaatgacataaatttTTGTctcaaatttacattttagctCACAGTGTGATCATTAAGAGTCCTGTACATCCTGTCATGGAGGGAGATGATGTTCCACTTCATTGTTCCCACAAGAAAGAGGATGATGAATATGCAACATCAAACTTTTCTGCCACCTTCTACAAAGATGGTACTTTCATTGGGAGAGAAGAAACAGGGAAGAAGACTCTGAGAGCAGTGTCCAAGTCTAAAGATGAAGGTTTCTACAAATGTCAGCATCCTTCTGGAACAAACTCATCACAAACCTGGCTGACAGTGAGGGGTAAGGCTCTGATTCTTAGTCTTATAGAGGTTCTGTTTGCcattaaaacagaatttattggCAGCATTAAAAAGAGGACCAGCTTTCCTTTAGgccctccctctctgctgtgcacCAGCTCTGCTGCACAGCCCCTCcctaacagaaaaaacaatgtCACTTTATATGCTTTTTACATGTTACATCGGTGTTTTGCAAATGGTTTTAGAACAATTTTATGGTCATTTCAAATGAAAGTAACTAAACTAAcctgttatattatattaatacccaccaaaattaattttatcCCACATTTGATaggtttcatttaaaaatcctGATTATTACCCTTTTTAATCTatcaacaaataataaattagaCTTGTAGCAGTTTGACTCAGTCA includes these proteins:
- the LOC121640169 gene encoding uncharacterized protein LOC121640169; translated protein: MAFTSLCLLICCFSAATASVQMNIAPDRSQFFRYDRITLTCVGNSSGWIVKRNTTLRTAQACEKGWATARESSCTIDNAYPEDTGVYWCESPEGESNTINITVTAHSVIIKSPVHPVMEGDDVPLHCSHKKEDDEYATSNFSATFYKDGTFIGREETGKKTLRAVSKSKDEGFYKCQHPSGTNSSQTWLTVRDKSELDPHITPPTPSPPPPPISGIRLICGILLFIIFNIIFIFCIYRYCKWKKARAQAKRTSLNQGLMGGKK